The Thiorhodovibrio litoralis genome includes a window with the following:
- a CDS encoding L,D-transpeptidase, giving the protein MMFRVPKRGLWLPVIAAAYLAPSHPALAEPHSVVHIDDHPQEAAAWSAWRSLQKHYSQAVSGLQPQVVERDWVYTLIGLPGDGDAQGGCQRLREAGHQCFVTQANFTGAPDSSAARPNPEPIASTTDQGDTPPPSRPQSQQQSQPQRQPQSPSQIRPPTGDRPGIQLALYHQRNIAEQGWQSLLARFPDLLTDALPVYRSLHGYIALQAVAGNAAERDALCASLRQRGAECLPATVPLPEGLSAWPDADDPAADEIAPNNAPNPDSTAAANSATAADTPPESPQSGLENAPPEGERPAAQAPPTPPKPPPHFGQGGPTFDYAASPLGPDSILISVSDRKLLYQARDGTVYVWPVAVGRHWSYHVFGETEITQKRSHPTWTPPPEMRKRNPKLPRSMGPGPHNPLGAYALNLGFPYIRIHGTNKPHSVGHAASSGCYRMHADAIKFLFQSVSVGTQVRVTPDPLAAHMQMTAAE; this is encoded by the coding sequence ATGATGTTTCGAGTACCGAAGCGCGGCCTGTGGCTGCCTGTCATCGCCGCGGCCTACCTTGCGCCCAGTCACCCGGCGCTCGCGGAACCCCATTCCGTCGTCCACATTGACGACCACCCTCAAGAAGCCGCAGCCTGGTCCGCCTGGCGTTCACTCCAAAAACACTATTCGCAAGCCGTCTCAGGTCTGCAACCCCAGGTGGTCGAGCGCGACTGGGTCTACACCCTGATCGGGCTCCCGGGCGATGGCGACGCCCAAGGCGGCTGCCAGCGACTGCGGGAGGCAGGCCATCAATGTTTCGTCACTCAAGCGAATTTCACCGGGGCCCCGGACTCTTCAGCCGCACGCCCGAACCCGGAGCCGATCGCATCGACAACCGATCAAGGCGACACGCCGCCGCCCTCCCGTCCCCAATCCCAGCAGCAAAGCCAGCCGCAACGCCAGCCGCAAAGCCCCTCCCAAATCCGGCCTCCGACAGGGGACCGCCCTGGCATCCAACTCGCGCTCTACCACCAGCGCAACATCGCCGAGCAGGGCTGGCAGTCGCTGTTGGCGCGTTTTCCGGATCTGCTGACGGACGCGCTTCCGGTCTACCGAAGTCTCCACGGCTATATCGCGCTGCAGGCCGTCGCCGGCAATGCCGCCGAGCGCGATGCGCTGTGCGCCAGCCTGCGCCAGCGCGGGGCCGAATGTCTGCCGGCTACCGTACCCCTCCCCGAGGGCCTGTCAGCCTGGCCCGACGCCGATGACCCAGCGGCAGACGAGATCGCACCAAATAATGCCCCCAACCCCGATTCGACCGCAGCAGCCAATTCGGCCACCGCTGCCGATACCCCGCCCGAAAGCCCCCAATCAGGCCTGGAAAATGCGCCGCCCGAAGGCGAACGACCAGCCGCGCAGGCGCCACCAACTCCCCCCAAGCCGCCACCGCATTTCGGACAAGGCGGACCCACCTTCGACTATGCCGCCTCCCCGCTGGGACCGGATTCCATTCTCATTTCCGTCTCCGACCGCAAACTTCTTTATCAAGCGAGAGATGGAACCGTTTACGTCTGGCCTGTCGCCGTCGGACGCCATTGGTCTTACCACGTCTTTGGCGAAACCGAGATCACCCAGAAACGCTCTCACCCCACATGGACGCCGCCGCCAGAAATGCGCAAGCGCAACCCGAAGCTCCCCCGCAGCATGGGCCCTGGACCACACAATCCACTCGGTGCCTATGCGCTCAACCTGGGCTTTCCCTACATCCGCATTCACGGCACCAATAAACCCCATAGCGTCGGGCACGCCGCATCCTCCGGTTGCTACCGCATGCACGCCGACGCGATAAAATTTCTCTTTCAATCCGTCTCAGTCGGAACCCAGGTCCGGGTCACCCCGGACCCTCTGGCCGCGCACATGCAAATGACGGCGGCTGAATAA
- a CDS encoding HD-GYP domain-containing protein — MLKKIRVNQLVMGMHIHELCGSWMEHPFWRSNFLLSDEKDLHTLRTSSIQEVWIDTSKGGDVPSGTKVVNASENKARVEQRIQQAAAKPVKPESTPISDELSRAAKICAHSKEAVTSMFEDARMGKAVDSAQARVLVEEISESVNRNSAALLSLARLKTADDYTYMHSVAVCALMMALGRQLNLNTDQLRQAGMAGLLHDLGKAKMPSEVLNKPGKLTDEEFAIMKRHPAEGHRMLLKVAKSIGAVTLDVCLHHHEKTNGSGYPERLNDSKISLFAKMGAVCDVYDAITSNRPYKEGWDPAESLRKMAEWADGHFDQRIFQAFVKSLGIYPVGSLVRLESGKLAVVLEQSRGSLLKPKVKAFYSTRSRARIAPKVIDLSGAGATESIAGREDPAEWDFSDLNELWSGMQGAPA, encoded by the coding sequence ATGCTCAAAAAAATCCGTGTCAATCAGCTCGTCATGGGCATGCACATCCATGAGCTCTGCGGGTCCTGGATGGAACACCCGTTCTGGCGATCCAATTTTCTGCTCAGCGATGAGAAAGACCTCCATACCCTGCGCACCAGCAGCATTCAGGAGGTCTGGATCGACACTAGCAAAGGCGGTGATGTCCCGAGCGGAACCAAAGTCGTTAACGCATCAGAGAACAAGGCCAGGGTCGAGCAGCGCATCCAGCAGGCTGCAGCCAAGCCCGTAAAGCCAGAATCTACGCCGATTAGCGATGAACTGAGCCGCGCGGCAAAAATCTGCGCCCATTCCAAGGAAGCCGTCACCTCCATGTTCGAGGACGCGCGCATGGGCAAGGCCGTGGACTCAGCGCAAGCGCGGGTTCTGGTCGAGGAGATTTCCGAGTCAGTCAACCGCAACTCGGCCGCGCTTTTGAGTCTCGCCCGACTGAAAACCGCTGATGACTACACCTACATGCACTCGGTTGCCGTCTGCGCCTTGATGATGGCCCTGGGGCGGCAGTTGAATTTGAACACGGATCAACTCCGGCAAGCCGGAATGGCCGGTCTGCTGCACGATCTCGGCAAGGCGAAAATGCCGTCCGAAGTTCTCAACAAACCCGGCAAGCTGACCGACGAAGAATTCGCCATCATGAAACGCCACCCGGCTGAAGGCCATCGCATGCTGCTCAAGGTGGCCAAATCAATCGGAGCGGTCACCCTGGATGTCTGTCTGCATCATCATGAAAAAACCAACGGCTCTGGTTACCCGGAGCGCTTAAACGACTCCAAGATCAGTTTGTTCGCCAAAATGGGCGCAGTCTGCGACGTCTACGATGCCATCACCTCCAACCGGCCCTACAAAGAGGGCTGGGACCCGGCAGAATCCCTGCGCAAAATGGCGGAATGGGCCGATGGTCATTTCGATCAGCGCATCTTCCAGGCATTCGTCAAAAGCTTAGGGATATATCCGGTGGGTTCCCTGGTCAGGCTCGAATCCGGCAAGCTCGCCGTGGTCTTGGAGCAGTCGCGCGGGTCCCTGCTCAAGCCCAAGGTCAAGGCGTTCTACTCCACCCGCTCCCGTGCCCGCATTGCACCCAAAGTCATCGACCTCTCCGGGGCAGGCGCCACCGAATCCATCGCCGGACGCGAAGACCCGGCCGAGTGGGACTTCTCGGACTTGAACGAGTTATGGTCCGGCATGCAAGGCGCTCCCGCCTGA
- a CDS encoding PilZ domain-containing protein — MTAHDRRNSSAMLESASESEKGNQDFKVSCGIRATIQISNDSERVMGRIIGVSEGEVLMVRVAPSDIFKDIRDNWPDVVMRFAVEGNVYGFKSPILGTLENPSVVFVKWPHDVKSVQLRVHERVPCFLNAGVACNDQRREVVITDLSAGGCRMAFSKGGDAAELGIEADVEISMDISTATAGKQLIRGRIKSMTKEKSPKCGVMFEHLDQDQQLMIDQLMDDIRSIW, encoded by the coding sequence ATGACTGCCCATGATCGTCGCAACAGTAGTGCGATGCTTGAAAGTGCATCAGAGTCCGAGAAGGGAAATCAGGATTTCAAAGTGTCTTGTGGGATTCGCGCGACCATTCAGATTTCCAATGATTCAGAGCGCGTGATGGGCCGGATTATTGGCGTGAGTGAGGGCGAGGTGCTCATGGTGCGGGTGGCGCCGAGCGATATTTTTAAGGATATTCGCGACAATTGGCCCGATGTGGTCATGCGCTTTGCTGTCGAGGGCAATGTCTACGGCTTTAAGTCACCGATTTTGGGGACTTTGGAGAATCCCTCGGTAGTGTTTGTAAAGTGGCCACACGATGTTAAATCCGTACAATTGCGCGTGCACGAGCGGGTGCCGTGCTTCTTGAATGCGGGCGTCGCCTGCAATGATCAGCGCCGTGAGGTAGTGATTACAGACTTATCCGCTGGTGGCTGTCGTATGGCGTTCAGCAAGGGCGGGGATGCCGCCGAGCTTGGTATCGAGGCGGATGTGGAAATCTCGATGGATATCTCGACCGCTACTGCGGGCAAACAGTTGATTCGCGGCCGAATCAAGAGCATGACTAAGGAGAAGAGTCCCAAATGCGGTGTGATGTTTGAGCATCTCGATCAGGATCAGCAACTGATGATCGATCAACTCATGGATGACATCCGTTCGATTTGGTAA